The Prunus persica cultivar Lovell chromosome G8, Prunus_persica_NCBIv2, whole genome shotgun sequence genome includes a region encoding these proteins:
- the LOC18768360 gene encoding ubiquitin-like-conjugating enzyme ATG10, which produces MDALSWDGTLTSRDFLVSARAFAEKWKEFNSAFPPWTWVPCPPKQPPCHLPQLLQQGYLSLEKICLPGSSKKGHVTSQEDVDEISLTEGEEEFEPVDNATLVETNNSLQVCYYDFHIVYSDSYRVPVLYFRGYYIDGQPLALDEIEKDLPACSAKVLLESKWTFITQEEHPYLNRPWYKLHPCGTSEWMKLLFLSDDSRAKIGVAVEQYLVSWLSVVGQVVGIRIPFEMLNNPKSCN; this is translated from the exons ATGGATGCTCTGTCGTGGGATGGAACCCTCACGTCACGTGACTTTCTTGTTTCTGCACGTGCTTTTgccgagaaatggaaggaattCAACTCTGCCTTCCCTCCATGGACGTGGGTTCCTTGTCCTCCTAAACAACCACCTTGTCATCTCCCTCAGTTGTTGCAGCAGGGCTACTTGTCACTGGAGAAGATATGCCTTCCTGGGTCAAGCAAGAAAGGACACGTGACTTCTCAA GAAGATGTTGATGAAATAAGTCTTACTGAGGGAGAAGAGGAGTTTGAACCTGTTGATAATGCCACACTG GTTGAGACCAACAACAGTCTACAAGTATGTTACTATGATTTCCATATTGTGTACAGCGATTCGTATCGAGTTCCGGTACTGTATTTTCGCGGTTACTACATCG ATGGTCAGCCTTTGGCAttggatgaaattgaaaaagaccTACCTGCATGCTCAGCAAAGGTGTTACTGGAGTCAAAATGGACGTTTATAACTCAGGAG GAGCATCCTTACCTGAACAGACCATGGTACAAGTTGCATCCATGTGGTACCAGTGAGTGGATGAAGCTGCTTTTCCTCAGCGATGATTCTCGGGCGAAAATTGGGGTAGCAGTTGAACAATATTTGGTGTCTTGGCTCTCAGTTGTTGGTCAAGTGGTTGGTATTAGAATCCCTTTTGAAATGCTGAACAATCCTAAAAGTTGTAATTGA
- the LOC18768234 gene encoding probably inactive leucine-rich repeat receptor-like protein kinase At5g48380, whose product MAFSMHMLLNGRDPGIFIGGVLWLLLSCSFSFGVESDINCLKSIKASLQDTLGYLNSSWDFNNNTEGFICNFLGIECWHPHESKVLNIKLSDLGLKGSFPRGVANCTSLTGLDLSSNQLNGLLPTNIDQIITFITSLDLSSNSFTGQIPMKLSNCSYLNVLKLDNNKFSGSIPPELGQLSRIKTFSVANNQLSGQVPNFNNGTSITADSYANNPGLCGKPLEVCRSAAKKSNSVVIVGAGVGGATFAALIVVIGLFFFMRRVSARKKEEDPEGNKWAKSFKKTKGIKVSMFGKSISKMKLGDLMKASNNFHKDNIIGSGRTGTMYKAVLDDGTPLMVKRLQESQHSEKEFLSEMATLGNIEHRNLVPLLGFCVAKRERLLVYKYMPNGTLHDQLHPMDADGAKIMEWPTRLKIGIGAARGLAWLHHNCNPRIIHRNISSKCILLDADFEPKISEFGLARLMNPIDTHLSTFVNGEFGDLGYVAPEYARTLLATPKGDVYSFGTVLLELVTGERATHIAKAPEDFKGNLVEWIMQLSSQSQLQDALDKSLVGKGVNEELFQFLKVACNCVVLTPKERPTMFEVYQLLRAIGEKYNFTVDDEIMMPTDIGDGDGRGELIVAREMKEMN is encoded by the exons ATGGCTTTCTCAATGCATATGTTGTTGAATGGACGAGATCCCGGCATTTTTATTGGTGGTGTCCTCTGGTTATTGCTTAGTTGTAGTTTCAgctttggtgttgaaagtgatatcAACTGCTTAAAAAGTATAAAGGCATCACTTCAGGACACTTTAGGTTACTTAAACTCTTCCTGGGATTTCAACAACAACACTGAAGGTTTCATCTGTAACTTTCTGGGAATCGAGTGTTGGCACCCTCACGAGAGCAAAGTTTTAAACATCAAGCTTTCAGATTTGGGACTGAAGGGCTCGTTTCCTCGAGGCGTAGCAAATTGCACAAGCCTAACAGGGTTAGATCTTTCAAGCAACCAGCTCAATGGACTTCTTCCTACTAATATCGATCAAATCATTACGTTCATTACGTCCCTTGATCTCTCATCTAACAGCTTCACAGGGCAAATCCCAATGAAGCTTTCCAATTGCAGCTATCTGAATGTGCTTAAGCTTGACAACAACAAGTTCTCGGGTAGCATTCCTCCAGAACTTGGCCAGCTTAGTAGGATTAAAACATTTAGTGTGGCCAACAATCAGCTGTCTGGCCAAGTCCCAAACTTTAATAATGGTACATCAATTACAGCGGACTCTTATGCAAACAATCCTGGACTTTGTGGGAAGCCTCTGGAGGTGTGCCGGTCAGCTGCAAAGAAGTCTAACAGTGTAGTTATTGTGGGAGCTGGTGTTGGTGGTGCAACTTTTGCAGCATTAATTGTTGTTATTGGCTTGTTCTTCTTTATGCGTAGAGTGTCTGcaaggaagaaggaagaggaccCGGAAGGGAACAAATGGGCAAAGAGtttcaagaaaactaaaggcATCAAG GTTTCCATGTTTGGGAAGTCAATTTCTAAAATGAAACTGGGTGATCTCATGAAGGCCAGCAACAATTTCCACAAAGACAATATCATTGGGTCAGGAAGAACCGGAACTATGTACAAGGCAGTGCTCGACGATGGCACCCCACTTATGGTCAAGAGGTTGCAGGAATCTCAACACTCTGAGAAAGAGTTTCTGTCTGAGATGGCTACTTTGGGGAATATAGAACACCGTAACTTGGTTCCTCTTTTAGGATTTTGCGTGGCGAAGAGGGAAAGGCTTTTAGTGTATAAGTACATGCCTAATGGTACCCTCCACGATCAGCTACATCCTATGGATGCTGATGGTGCGAAGATTATGGAGTGGCCAACTAGGCTTAAAATTGGGATAGGGGCAGCCAGAGGATTAGCGTGGCTCCACCATAACTGCAATCCTCGAATTATCCACCGAAACATAAGCTCCAAATGCATCTTACTGGATGCAGATTTTGAGCCGAAAATATCTGAATTTGGCCTAGCTAGGCTCATGAATCCAATTGATACGCATTTGAGTACTTTTGTGAATGGGGAGTTCGGGGATCTGGGTTATGTTGCTCCTGAGTATGCACGAACTCTACTTGCCACTCCAAAGGGGGATGTTTACAGCTTTGGAACTGTTCTTCTTGAGTTGGTGACTGGTGAGAGAGCTACCCATATTGCTAAAGCTCCTGAAGACTTCAAAGGAAATTTGGTGGAATGGATTATGCAGCTGTCAAGCCAATCTCAACTCCAGGATGCGCTCGACAAATCTTTGGTTGGGAAGGGTGTGAATGAGGAGCTTTTCCAGTTTCTTAAAGTTGCATGTAATTGTGTGGTGCTTACTCCCAAGGAGAGGCCTACTATGTTTGAAGTATACCAGCTTCTAAGGGCCATTGGGGAGAAATATAACTTTACAGTCGACGATGAGATAATGATGCCTACAGACATCGGTGATGGTGACGGCAGAGGGGAACTTATTGTTGCTCGAGAGATGAAGGAGATGAACTGA
- the LOC18766795 gene encoding FRIGIDA-like protein 3 yields the protein MDNTNSVSTLIDCTTSKIQQLQKAFAELESHRAVTLNLKWKELEEHFHGLEKSLKRRFHELESQEKEFESRTVEAQKLLEKRQAAVVAKEQASLETLQEKRDAAIYVITTAREKQRKVSTEESSVVTDDGQGGPPSVEEKPPDVMVSESNFEEMKSAENGSIEVMSYPQLVKLCEQMDSEGLHKFISDNRKNLASIREEIPLALRAAANPALFVLESLEDFYRLEGPNMDGKKDSNLLGVRRTCIMLMECLSILLTNPDLVSASDVITEEVKDLAEAIAEEWKPKLDALDMDASNGNSLEAHAFLQLLATFGIASGFDEEELFRLIPMVSRRRQTADLCRSLGLTERMPGVIEVLVSSGRQIDAVNLAFAFELTEQFSPVPLLKSYLKEARKASLVKPGNASPTAQNEVNDRELAALKAVLKSIEEHKLEDQYPVDPLQKRVLQLEKAKADKKRVAEAAKPQPKRPRANGVGYGPRVTNVVADKTFYPRVAENRYPQYMYDRQFVYPGPADNHCPSLLGSGTYNMSPAHGNYFATGYQYQPAYLH from the exons ATGGATAATACCAACTCAGTTTCTACACTGATAGATTGTACAACCTCTAAGATACAACAGCTTCAGAAAGCATTTGCTGAACTTGAGAGTCACCGGGCTGTAACCCTGAACTTGAAGTGGAAAGAACTTGAAGAACATTTTCATGGGCTTGAAAAATCCTTAAAGAGGCGTTTCCATGAGCTGGAAAGCCAAGAAAAGGAGTTCGAAAGCAGAACAGTGGAAGCCCAAAAACTGTTAGAAAAGCGGCAAGCAGCTGTTGTGGCCAAGGAACAAGCTTCACTGGAGACTCTTCAAGAGAAGCGAGATGCTGCTATATATGTTATTACTACTGCTCGAGAGAAGCAAAGGAAGGTATCAACTGAGGAGTCTTCTGTTGTCACTGATGATGGCCAGGGTGGGCCACCAAGTGTGGAAGAGAAACCACCGGATGTGATGGTTTCTGAAAGTAACTTTGAAGAAATGAAAAGTGCTGAAAATGGGAGTATAGAGGTGATGTCCTATCCCCAGTTAGTGAAACTATGTGAACAGATGGACTCAGAAGGGCTCCACAAATTTATATCAGATAACCGCAAGAACCTTGCTTCCATAAGAGAGGAAATTCCACTTGCATTAAGAGCTGCAGCCAACCCTGCCCTATTTGTTTTGGAGTCTTTGGAAGACTTTTACCGCCTGGAAGGGCCCAATATGGACGGGAAGAAGGATTCAAATCTGTTGGGTGTCCGTCGTACTTGTATCATGTTGATGGAGTGTCTGAGCATATTGCTAACAAACCCAGATTTAGTCTCTGCTTCTGATGTAATTACGGAGGAGGTTAAGGATCTGGCAGAAGCAATTGCTGAAGAATGGAAGCCAAAGTTGGATGCTCTTGACATGGATGCTAGCAATGGGAACTCACTAGAGGCTCATGCTTTTTTGCAACTTCTTGCTACTTTTGGTATTGCCTCTGGTTTTGATGAGGAAGAATTATTCAGGCTAATACCAATGGTTTCACGTCGTCGCCAAACAGCTGACCTTTGCCGTTCTCTTGGATTGACCGAGAGAATGCCAG GTGTTATTGAAGTGTTGGTGAGTAGTGGACGACAAATTGATGCAGTTAACTTGGCTTTTGCATTTGAATTGACAGAGCAGTTCTCTCCTGTGCCTTTACTCAAGTCCTACTTGAAAGAGGCTAGAAAAGCTTCACTGGTCAAACCTGGAAATGCATCTCCCACAGCACAG AATGAAGTGAACGACCGAGAGCTGGCTGCCCTTAAGGCTGTGCTCAAGTCCATTGAAGAACATAAGCTTGAGGACCAGTATCCAGTGGATCCACTTCAGAAACGGGTTCTTCAGCTGGAAAAGGCCAAGGCAGACAAGAAGAGGGTGGCTGAAGCTGCAAAACCTCAACCCAAGAGACCTCGCGCTAACGGTGTTGGATATGGGCCCCGTGTCACTAATGTTGTTGCTGACAAGACTTTCTATCCTAGAGTTGCTGAAAATAGGTACCCGCAGTACATGTATGACAGACAGTTTGTTTACCCTGGACCTGCTGACAACCACTGCCCCTCCCTGCTGGGTTCTGGCACTTACAACATGTCTCCTGCTCATGGCAACTACTTTGCAACTGGCTACCAGTATCAGCCCGCATATCTTCACTAA
- the LOC18766323 gene encoding rhodanese-like domain-containing protein 4A, chloroplastic, with the protein MESLSMILSCSPPLQNHLKTQKPVTSGPISLPQNSTSISIVASQPFNSFPSTKNNLQSQSSKSVQNPSLILKTSPFSQGLTRNRLYFLLTELITTTAFTLPGFASEAAVSSTEQVSDRINLEAILVSIDDFFNRNPFFVAGCTFVWLVVIPLVQEYLRKYKFVLVIDAFRKLRDDPNVQLLDIRDEKSLKYLKSPNLKILNKATVQVPFSEDDEDGFVKKVLERFGNPADTALCVLGNFDGISIKVAELLFKNGFKEAYAIKGGVGGTKGWLESQETLLPPSMHIYPKKKVETSQKTGMNGGVVRGNEDSNGAASAGSFSIGESQRTDNGRTAKSTDSVSHVKNGFRSSSPYPSYPDLKPPSSPTPSKP; encoded by the exons ATGGAGTCTCTTTCCATGATCCTCTCCTGCTCTCCACCACTGCAAAACCAcctcaaaacccagaaaccagTCACCTCAGGGCCAATCTCTCTTCCCCAAAACTCCACCTCTATCTCCATTGTTGCTTCTCAACCATTCAATTCTTTTCCCTCCACCAAAAACAACCTTCAGTCTCAATCCTCAAAATCTGTCCAAAACCCATCTTTGATTCTCAAAACCTCTCCTTTTTCACAAGGCTTAACAAGAAACCggctttattttcttctcacCGAGCTCATTACAACTACTGCATTCACTCTTCCTGGTTTTGCTTCTGAAGCTGCAGTCTCCTCGACTGAGCAAGTTTCTGACAGAATAAACTTGGAAGCAATCTTAGTCTCCATTGATGACTTTTTCAATCGaaaccctttttttgttgctgGCTGTACATTCGTTTGGCTGGTTGTTATACCTCTGGTTCAAGAGTATTTGAGAAAATATAAGTTTGTTCTCGTCATTGATGCATTTCGGAAACTCCGAGACGACCCAAATGTTCAGCTTTTGGATATTAGGGATGAGAAGAGTTTGAAGTATCTGAAGTCTCCAAATTTGAAGATTCTGAATAAGGCTACGGTGCAGGTTCCGTTTTCtgaggatgatgaagatggGTTTGTGAAAAAGGTTTTGGAGAGGTTTGGGAACCCAGCAGACACTGCCCTCTGTGTTCTGGGCAA TTTTGATGGAATTTCCATCAAAGTGGCTGAGTTACTGTTCAAGAATGGTTTCAAAGAGGCTTATGCAATCAAGGGTGGGGTTGGAGGCACAAAAGGGTGGTTG GAATCACAAGAAACTCTTTTGCCACCATCTATGCATATCTACCCCAAGAAGAAGGTTGAAACTTCACAAAAAACTGGGATGAATGGAGGAGTTGTTCGGGGCAATGAAGACAGTAATGGTGCTGCCTCTGCTGGAAGTTTTTCCATAGGAGAAAGTCAAAGGACGGACAATGGACGCACGGCGAAGTCTACAGACTCCGTGTCACATGTGAAAAATGGTTTTAGATCATCCTCTCCCTACCCAAGT TACCCAGATTTGAAGCCACCATCTTCCCCAACTCCATCGAAGCCCTGA
- the LOC18766649 gene encoding probably inactive leucine-rich repeat receptor-like protein kinase At5g48380 → MALLGHVLLSKQHLDIYIGSVLLLLLLSNCSFSFGVESDINCLKSIKASLEDTLGYINSSWDFSNNTDGFICNFLGIECWHPQESKVLNIKLSDLGLKGQFPRGVENCTSLTGLDLSSNMLSGHLPNDIDEVLLFVTSLDLSSNSFSGLIPATLSNCSYMNVLKLDNNQFSGNIPAEVNQLTRLKTFSVANNALSGEVPSFNTTSITADSYANNPGLCGHPLKSCQKKSKSVVRVFMSNDGNIMVAAAGFVIGFVFSFYFFILR, encoded by the coding sequence ATGGCTTTGTTAGGGCATGTGCTGCTGAGCAAACAACATCTAGACATTTATATTGGCAGTGTCCTCTTGTTGTTGCTGCTTAGTAATTGTAGCTTCAGCTTTGGTGTTGAGAGCGACATCAACTGcttgaaaagtataaaagcATCACTTGAGGACACTTTGGGGTACATAAACTCTTCATGGGATTTCAGCAACAACACTGATGGCTTCATCTGCAACTTTCTTGGAATCGAGTGTTGGCACCCTCAAGAGAGCAAGGTTCTGAACATCAAGCTTTCGGACTTGGGACTAAAAGGTCAGTTCCCTCGGGGCGTAGAAAATTGTACAAGCTTAACAGGTTTAGATCTTTCAAGCAACATGCTCAGTGGACATCTTCCTAATGATATCGATGaagttcttttgtttgttacGTCTCTTGATCTCTCTTCCAACAGCTTCTCAGGGCTGATCCCCGCGACACTTTCCAATTGCAGCTATATGAATGTGCTCAAGCTTGATAACAACCAGTTCTCGGGTAACATTCCGGCAGAAGTTAACCAGCTAACTAGGCTTAAAACTTTTAGTGTGGCCAACAATGCTCTGTCTGGCGAAGTCCCATCATTCAATACTACATCAATTACAGCGGACAGTTATGCAAACAATCCCGGACTCTGTGGCCACCCGCTCAAGTCTTGCCAAAAGAAGTCCAAGAGTGTGGTTAGGGTTTTCATGTCCAATGACGGAAATATTATGGTGGCAGCAGCTGGTTTTgttattggttttgttttctctttttatttttttattttaagatgA
- the LOC18768378 gene encoding probably inactive leucine-rich repeat receptor-like protein kinase At5g48380 encodes MAFLIPVLLSKRNLDMFVSSVLWLLLLSCSFSFGVESDINCLKSIKASLEDTLGYLNSSWDFNNNTEGFICNFLGIECWHPHESKVLNIKLSELGLKGQFPRGVENCTSLTGLDLSGNMLSGPLPHDIDKILTWVTSLDLSSNSFSGLIPATLSNCSYMNVLKLDNNQFSGNIPAEVNQLTRLKTFSVANNLLSGQVPPFGENIASIRRDSYANNPGLCGYPLKPCPSISQKKSLNVVRVFKSNGVTMVTAAGFGIGFVFSFSFFFF; translated from the coding sequence ATGGCTTTCTTGATACCTGTGTTGTTGAGCAAACGAAATCTAGACATGTTTGTTAGCAGTGTCCTCTGGTTGTTGCTGCTTAGTTGTAGCTTCAGCTTTGGCGTTGAGAGCGATATCAACTGcttgaaaagtataaaagcATCACTTGAGGACACTTTAGGTTACTTAAACTCTTCATGGGATTTCAACAACAACACTGAAGGCTTCATCTGCAACTTTCTCGGGATCGAGTGTTGGCACCCTCACGAGAGCAAGGTTCTGAACATCAAGCTTTCGGAGTTGGGACTAAAAGGTCAGTTCCCTCGGGGCGTAGAAAATTGTACAAGCTTAACAGGTTTAGATCTTTCAGGCAACATGCTCAGTGGACCTCTTCCTCATGATATCGATAAAATTCTTACGTGGGTTACGTCTCTTGATCTCTCTTCCAACAGCTTCTCAGGGCTGATCCCCGCGACACTTTCCAATTGCAGCTATATGAATGTGCTCAAGCTTGATAACAACCAGTTCTCGGGTAACATTCCGGCAGAAGTTAACCAGCTAACTAGGCTTAAAACTTTTAGTGTGGCCAACAATCTTCTGTCGGGCCAAGTGCCACCATTCGGTGAGAATATTGCTTCAATTAGAAGGGACAGTTATGCCAACAATCCTGGACTTTGTGGATACCCCCTCAAGCCTTGCCCATCAATATCTCAAAAGAAGTCCTTGAATGTGGTTAGGGTGTTCAAGTCGAATGGTGTAACTATGGTGACAGCAGCTGGTTTTGGTATTGGTTtcgttttctctttttctttttttttcttttaa
- the LOC18766774 gene encoding TPR repeat-containing protein ZIP4 → MRIAELSTPELRQGHADSQSHLQSHQHLLSQIESSIKQTENLSPDKLPPDTISADLRRFSTQLSQLAPFPNSLKILIWKLSYRLWNSCVDLSNASSLRSLPPSKAEDHAKLRHVASDLLFLASDVSGVPSPAIKSASFYLKTGLIWHDLRSFDLASLCFERATDIVSKIDIDKLSDAGERKLLLDLNIARSKTAWEIRDRNLAIALLNRAKGLLFGTPDHHKALANQYLAFGKTALAKSEESQDLNDALKLMNEALDLYEKGLREARTRQETVDLKDLRSKTLRFISALHLQKNEFESVIKCVRVLREECESGDHHPSLSVLAMKAWLGLGKYGEAEKELRGMVVNKGIPEGVWVSAVEAYFQAAGTAGAETAKGVFLGLLGRCHVSASSAVRVAHRVIGDVSEGSRVRAKVVGELVSDNRVVALFNGEGAAKQRTAMHAVLWNCGAEHFRSKDYETSAEMFEKAMLYIPFDIESRILRAKGFRVLCLCHLGLSKLDQAHEYINEAEKLDPNIASAFLKFKIYLQKKDQNGAIDQIQAMATCLDFTPDFLSLAAHEAVACRALAVAVASLSNLLNFYSPGKSMPATEVVVLRTLVTILTQEPGNELEALKFVKRVHNRASELGSDCFFGTGEVGRRERNWFAVTLWNLGTKTGKEKNYELCGEFLRLASEFYGLLADGQAEENMVCKSLILSVSAIIASENQRKTTLSESEVKQALELLDRAGKILKSILPGTQLNGDQLTTTEPDLYFIYTICAYDIHGRLNDSGSQLKLVQKFTSSKAWNPKHLLQIGISASQGPRTNHEVATFALNECLSAFLSSSSPDYQNVALIVRRLIGVTSIHKGDTDDEAVYGMYKQAYRVMVGLKDSEYPTEEGKWLAMTAWNRASLAVRFGQIDVARKWMDVGLQLAKHVPGMETYRACMEDFINDFEKRFCAPNDGERKIDSARSII, encoded by the exons ATGAGAATCGCCGAGTTATCGACGCCGGAGCTCCGGCAAGGCCACGCCGACTCGCAATCGCATTTGCAGTCGCATCAACATCTACTCTCCCAAATTGAGTCCTCCATCAAACAAACCGAGAATCTCTCCCCTGACAAGCTTCCGCCGGACACAATCTCTGCCGATCTCCGCCGATTCTCGACTCAGCTGAGTCAACTGGCTCCCTTCCCCAACTCACTCAAGATCCTCATCTGGAAGCTCAGCTACCGCCTCTGGAACTCCTGCGTCGACCTCTCCAACGCCTCCTCTCTCCGGTCTCTGCCTCCCTCCAAAGCCGAAGACCACGCCAAGCTCCGCCACGTCGCCTCCGACCTCCTATTCCTTGCCAGCGACGTCTCAGGCGTTCCTTCCCCTGCGATCAAGTCCGCCTCCTTCTACCTCAAGACCGGCCTAATTTGGCACGATCTCCGAAGCTTCGACCTCGCTTCCTTATGCTTCGAGCGAGCCACCGATATCGTCTCGAAGATCGACATCGACAAACTCTCCGATGCCGGAGAGAGAAAGCTTCTGCTGGACTTGAACATTGCGAGATCCAAAACCGCATGGGAGATTCGGGACCGAAATCTCGCGATTGCGTTGCTGAACCGGGCCAAGGGATTGCTATTCGGGACACCGGACCACCACAAAGCACTCGCGAACCAGTACTTGGCGTTCGGAAAGACCGCGCTGGCCAAGAGCGAGGAGAGTCAGGATCTAAACGACGCGTTGAAGCTCATGAACGAGGCTCTGGATCTGTACGAAAAGGGATTGCGTGAGGCGAGAACACGCCAAGAGACCGTGGACCTCAAGGATCTGAGGTCGAAGACGCTCCGGTTCATCTCGGCCCTCCATTTGCAGAAGAACGAATTCGAGAGCGTGATCAAGTGCGTGAGGGTGTTAAGAGAGGAATGCGAAAGTGGAGACCACCATCCGAGCCTTTCGGTTCTGGCGATGAAGGCCTGGTTGGGGTTAGGGAAGTACGGCGAGGCCGAGAAAGAGCTCAGGGGCATGGTCGTAAATAAGGGGATTCCTGAGGGTGTTTGGGTGTCGGCTGTGGAGGCGTATTTTCAGGCAGCTGGGACGGCCGGAGCAGAGACGGCAAAGGGAGTGTTTTTGGGCCTGTTAGGGCGGTGCCACGTTAGTGCCAGCTCGGCGGTTAGGGTGGCCCACCGAGTGATAGGTGACGTCAGCGAGGGGTCAAGAGTTAGGGCCAAAGTGGTGGGGGAGCTCGTATCAGACAATAGAGTCGTGGCACTCTTCAATGGTGAAGGGGCTGCCAAGCAGAGAACAGCAATGCACGCGGTGCTTTGGAATTG tGGTGCAGAGCATTTCCGATCAAAAGATTATGAAACGAGTGCAGAAATGTTTGAGAAAGCGATGCTTTATATCCCATTTGACATTGAAAGTAGAATTCTCAGAGCCAAGGGATTTAGAGTTTTGTGTCTCTGCCACCTGGGTCTGTCCAAGCTTGATCAAGCACACGAGTACATTAACGAGGCCGAAAAG CTCGATCCTAACATAGCTTCAGCTTTCCTAAAG TTTAAGATTTATCTGCAGAAGAAAGACCAGAATGGTGCTATTGATCAGATTCAGGCAATGGCTACCTGCCTTGATTTCACCCCAGACTTTCTCTCCCTTGCAGCCCATGAAGCCGTTGCTTGCCGTGCtcttgctgttgctgttgccTCTCTGTCCAATCTGCTGAACTTTTATTCTCCGGGAAAGTCCATGCCAGCTACTGAAGTTGTAGTTCTACGCACCTTGGTCACAATCCTTACTCAAGAACCTGGGAATGAGCTTGAAGCCCTCAAGTTTGTTAAGCGTGTTCATAACCGGGCATCTGAACTCGGGTCTGATTGCTTTTTTGGAACAGGGGAGGTCGGAAGACGAGAAAGGAATTGGTTTGCTGTGACTTTATGGAACTTGGGGACCAAAACTGGGAAGGAGAAAAATTATGAGTTGTGTGGCGAATTCTTGAGACTGGCATCTGAATTTTATGGTCTTCTGGCTGATGGGCAAGCAGAAGAAAACATGGTCTGCAAATCATTGATACTGAGTGTATCTGCAATTATAGCTTCAGAGAATCAGAGAAAGACCACATTGTCTGAAAGTGAAGTGAAACAAGCTCTAGAGCTTCTAGATAGAGCAGGGAAG ATACTAAAGTCAATCTTACCTGGGACTCAACTTAATGGTGATCAGCTCACCACCACTGAACCTGATCTTTACTTCATCTACACCATTTGTGCCTATGATATCCATGGAAGGCTCAATGACTCAGGATCACAACTAAAACTTGTCCAGAAATTTACCAGTTCAAAGGCTTGGAACCCCAAGCACCTCCTTCAGATTGGCATCAGCGCTTCACAAGGCCCGCGAACCAATCATGAAGTAGCCACCTTTGCTCTAAACGAATGCCTTTCAgctttcctctcttcctcaTCACCAGACTACCAAAATGTGGCTCTCATCGTTCGAAGGCTCATTGGAGTAACGAGCATTCACAAGGGGGATACAGATGATGAGGCTGTTTACGGAATGTACAAGCAAGCTTACAGAGTTATGGTGGGACTAAAGGACAGCGAGTATCCAACCGAAGAGGGAAAATGGCTGGCCATGACAGCATGGAACAGAGCATCACTGGCTGTGAGGTTTGGGCAGATTGATGTGGCCAGGAAATGGATGGATGTGGGTTTGCAACTTGCTAAGCATGTTCCTGGAATGGAGACTTATAGGGCATGCATGGAGGATTTTATTAATGACTTTGAAAAGAGATTTTGTGCCCCAAATGATggtgaaagaaaaatagactCCGCTAGGAGTATAATATAA